One window of the Eucalyptus grandis isolate ANBG69807.140 chromosome 8, ASM1654582v1, whole genome shotgun sequence genome contains the following:
- the LOC104456282 gene encoding extensin-2-like produces the protein MALAVLVVSIPAPALPVSAAAVRVQVTPATFPFPTPSLCLQIAASAIPVSPPPYVYKSPPPPSPSPPPPYVYKSPPPPSPSPPPPYVYKSPPPPSPSPPPPYVYKSPPPPSPSPPPPYLYKSPPPPSPSPPPPYYYKSPPPPSPSPPPPYYYKSPPPPKKSPPPPYYYKSPPPPSPSPPPPYYYKSPPPPSPSPPPPYHYTSPPPPKKSPPPPYYYKSPPPPSPSPPPPYHYTSPPPPKHSPPPPYYYKSPPPPSPSPPPPYYYKSPPPPAHSPPPYYYKSPPPPPTPYYYTSPPPPPKSLPPPYYYTSPPPPSPHPHPHPHHKVVKVVGKVYCYRCYDWGYPVKSHDKKHLKGAVVEVTCKAGEKEIKAYGKTKINGKYSITVDGFDYGKDGKAKACKAKLHAPPKDSPCNIPTNLHWGKKGAKLGLKSKSDYEVVLYAKPFAYAPKTPYKECEKPKPKPEPTPAPYIYKSPPPPPYIYKSPPPPPPTYVYKSPPPPPYVYKSPPPPPPTYIYKSPPPPPYVYKSPPPPSSPYVYKSPPPPPYMYKSPPPPPPTYIYKSPPPPPYVYKSPPPPSSPYVYKSPPPPPYIYKSPPPPPPTYIYKSPPPPPYVYKSPPPPSSPYVYKSPPPPPYIYKSPPPPPYVYKSPPPPPYMYKSPPPPPPTYIYKSPPPPPYIYKSPPPPPPTYIYKSPPPPPYIYKSPPPPPPTYIYKSPPPPPYVYKSPPPPPPTYIYKSPPPPPYIYKSPPPPPPTYIYKSPPPPPYIYKSPPPPPYIYKSPPPPSPSPPPPYYYKSPPPPSPSPPPPYYYKSPPPPVKSPPPPYYYKSPPPPSPSPPPPYYYKSPPPPSPSPPPPYYYKSPPPPSPSPPPPYYYKSPPPPVKSPPPPYYYNSPPPPVKSPPPPYHYISPPPPSPSPPPPYVYKSPPPPSPSPPPPYHYTSPPPPVKSPPPPYHYTSPPPPSPSPPPPYHYTSPPPPVKSPPPPYHYISPPPPSPSPPPPYLYKSPPPPSPSPPPPYHYTSPPPPVKSPPPPAYIYASPPPPIY, from the exons ATGGCGCTGGCCGTGCTCGTCGTCTCGA TCCCCGCCCCCGCCCTCCccgtctccgccgccgccgtacGTGTACAAGTCACCCCCGCCACCTTCCCCTTCCCCACCCCCTCCTTATGTTTACAAATCGCCGCCTCCGCCATCCCCGTCTCCCCGCCACCGTACGTTTACAAGTCTCCtccaccgccgtcgccgtccccaCCACCACCGTATGTGTACAAGAGTCCCCCGCCACCTtcaccatctccaccaccaccgTACGTCTATAAGTCTCCGCCTCCACCATCCCCGTCTCCGCCCCCACCGTATGTTTACAAGTCTCCTCCGCCACCTTCACCATCTCCACCGCCCCCATACTTGTACAAGTCTCCTCCACCACCCTCCCCTTCCCCGCCGCCACCTTATTACTATAAATCCCCACCCCCGCCCTCACCCTCGCCACCACCACCGTATTACTACAAGTCTCCACCGCCACCAAAGAAATCTCCTCCTCCGCCTTACTATTACaagtcgccgccgccgccttcccCATCTCCGCCACCACCATACTACTACAAATCTCCAccccctccatctccatctcctcctccaccttaCCACTACACATCACCACCACCGCCAAAGAAATCTCCTCCCCCGCCGTACTACTACaaatcgccgccgccgccctcacCATCTCCTCCGCCACCATACCACTACACCTCACCACCGCCACCGAAACACTCACCTCCACCACCATACTATTACaaatcaccaccaccaccctccCCATCTCCTCCGCCACCTTACTACTATAAATCTCCGCCACCGCCGGCGCATTCTCCTCCGCCGTACTACTACAAGTCTCCGCCTCCTCCACCGACTCCGTACTACTACACatcgccaccgccacctccgaagtctcttcctcctccttacTACTAcacctcgccgccgccgccatcgccgcacCCTCACCCGCATCCCCACCACAAGGTCGTCAAGGTGGTCGGAAAGGTCTACTGCTACAGATGCTACGACTGGGGATACCCTGTGAAATCCCACGACAAGAAGCACCTCAAAG GTGCTGTCGTGGAAGTGACCTGCAAGGCCGGCGAGAAGGAGATCAAGGCTTACGGCAAGACCAAGATCAACGGCAAGTACAGCATCACGGTCGACGGGTTCGACTATGGTAAGGATGGCAAGGCCAAGGCGTGCAAGGCAAAGCTCCATGCGCCGCCCAAGGACTCACCGTGCAACATCCCCACCAACTTGCACTGGGGCAAGAAGGGGGCGAAGCTTGGGCTAAAGTCCAAGTCCGATTATGAAGTTGTGCTCTATGCTAAGCCCTTCGCATACGCCCCGAAAACTCCTTACAAGGAGTGTGagaagcccaagcccaagcccgaGCCCACGCCAGCTCCTTATATCTACAAATCTCCCCCGCCACCACCATATATCTACAAGTCCCCACCCCCACCTCCACCTACTTATGTGTACAAgtctccaccgccgccgccataTGTTTACAAGTCTcctccaccgccaccaccgACTTACATCTACAAATCGCCTCCTCCACCACCATACGTCTACAAGTCTCCACCGCCTCCCTCATCTCCTTATGTTTATAAgtcacctccaccaccaccctACATGTACAAgtctcctccaccaccaccaccgactTACATCTACAagtcgcctcctcctccgccataCGTCTACAAGTCTCCACCGCCACCCTCGTCTCCGTATGTTTATAAgtcacctccaccaccaccctACATCTACAAgtctcctccaccaccaccaccgactTACATCTACAAGtcacctcctcctccgccataCGTCTACAAGTCTCCACCGCCACCCTCGTCTCCTTATGTTTATAAGTCACCTCCACCACCCCCCTACATCTACAagtcgcctcctcctccgccataCGTCTACAAGtcgcctccgccaccgcccTACATGTACAAgtctcctccaccaccaccaccaacttaCATCTACAAGtcacctcctcctccaccatACATCTACAAATCTCCTCCACCCCCGCCACCGACTTACATCTACAAGTCGCCTCCACCGCCACCGTACATTTACAAGTCTCCTCCACCCCCGCCGCCAACTTACATCTACAAgtcgcctcctcctccaccataCGTCTACAAGTCCCCTCCACCCCCGCCCCCGACTTACATCTACAAGTCGCCTCCACCGCCACCCTACATTTACAAGTCTCCTCCACCCCCGCCGCCGACTTACATCTACAAgtcgcctcctcctccaccataCATCTACAAGTCCCCTCCACCGCCGCCCTACATCTACAAgtctccaccaccaccatcccCATCCCCTCCACCACCTTATTACTACAAGTCGCCACCTCCTccatcgccatcgccaccaCCACCATATTATTACAAATCCCCGCCTCCACCTGTGAAGTCTCCACCACCACCATACTACTACAAGTCCCCACCTCCACCTTCACCATCCCCGCCTCCACCTTACTATTACAAATCCCCACCACCTCCTTCCCCATCTCCTCCACCACCTTATTACTACAAGTCACCACCTCCTCCATccccatctccaccaccacccTACTACTACAAGTCCCCACCGCCACCGGTGAAATCTCCACCTCCACCGTACTACTACAATTCCCCACCGCCGCCGGTGAAATCTCCGCCACCACCATACCATTACAtttcaccaccaccaccatcaccatctcCACCTCCTCCCTATGTCTACAAGTCACCACCTCCCCCatcaccatctcctcctccgccctacCACTACACCTCACCTCCACCACCAGTCAAGTCTCCACCACCGCCATACCACTACAcatccccaccaccaccatcaccatctcCACCTCCCCCCTACCACTACACATCCCCTCCACCACCGGTGAAATCTCCACCACCGCCATACCACTACATATCTCCACCACCACCGTCACCGTCTCCACCTCCTCCTTATCTCTACAAgtccccacctcccccttcaccgtcccctcctcctccctaCCACTACACATCGCCGCCACCACCAGTGAAGTCACCTCCTCCCCCAGCGTACATCTACGCGTCGCCACCGCCTCCAATTTACTAA